GATCATCCAATAGAAGTACGACAATACGAAAAAATGTCTTCAATGTAATTATATTCTTTCTGGCTTTAATGTTCTTTCTGACATATAGTATTTTATTCAGTAGAGGGGAGTGCACAACAATGGAGGAAATAAATATACTATCGAAAGAAGAAGTTCTTTTAAAAGGTTTAGAATTTACAGGAGATGTTTGTTTTGATGGAGAGTACGGGGACCAAGTTTTTGATAGGTCTATTGAAGATGGAGGAAATCCAGTAACAGGATTAGTTTACGAAAAATATAGCAATGGGAATTTGGCTCACTATTGTTACTATGTGGATGGAGTTCCTGATGGTGATTATGTCACGTATTACTCAGATGGTAAAATAGAAGGATTTAAACGTATGCGTAATGGAGCAATTGCTGGAAAGTCTATTTCTTGGTTCAAGAATGGTGAAATTAGAGCAACATCAGTTTCTTGATGTTTTAAAGTTACTTTCAAAAATGGAAAATAGGAACTGTGAGTAAATGCATTCTGGCCAAGTTCACTACATACTTGTGGTTACTCGTCTAAGGAAATCAATGATTACTTGAACAAATAAATCAATAACAGGATAACAAATTGAAAGGTGATTATAATGGAGCAAATATTAAATCATCCATGGGAAATAAGCGAGAAAGAGGCCATTGTCCTTCAATATAGAT
Above is a window of Paenibacillus sp. E222 DNA encoding:
- a CDS encoding toxin-antitoxin system YwqK family antitoxin, which codes for MEEINILSKEEVLLKGLEFTGDVCFDGEYGDQVFDRSIEDGGNPVTGLVYEKYSNGNLAHYCYYVDGVPDGDYVTYYSDGKIEGFKRMRNGAIAGKSISWFKNGEIRATSVS